gtataaagaaataaaattgtttaagtatgatttgtaataatttcaaaacataaagGCAGCATTGCCTTAAGGAACCTTAATtaacattacaaaaatgtatagtcATTCATgcattaatttcatttcattttttacacTTCATTACATTTGTTGGAAATCTAAGGTTAAATTTGGCATATTCTGAAAGAATTATACGTCAACGTACCTACGAAAATTTGATTCAAAGTATTAAAGAAATAGATGAATCATGAAATGAGAAAAACCTCCGCAGAGATGTATCGTATAATAAAACGCAAATTGGCATCGCGAactttaaatgttatttaaacaataaactgttatcaTATTGGACATACAGTTAATCTGAAGCCCATCcgaaagataaatagaatggcgcccgttaggtaacagtttattacttatattttcattacgatcattaaaattcaaaacaatacgtgctagtgttgacgtcatcAAGCTCAATAAATGGAACAGCCATAGCATGATCAGCTTCTGGATATAGTTCCACTAAAAACGGTTTAAAACAAACGAACACATGAAAAGTATGCGATTATATTTTCcattacatgttattttgtcAAAACAATAATACTATTGCAGTTTAAAGACCACACAGCTTTAAAATCATCTTTCAAGTTATTTGACCGTTGTGTATAATCGTAGATTGTTATTGTCATTGTCCGTGACGCGACGGAAGCGTTAAATAtccatacgcttgaccagaagGGAGTTCATAGCCTGTTAGttcccatctggtttaacatgggttaaacgggaaactgaatGGAAATATAGAGTACATAACTAAtctttatttgtgtatttagcAACAGTGTCAACATGACGGGCGAGAAGATACTGGACATCGTCAGGGGAATATACAGCTGTGACAGCCAGAAATACCAGCAACTTCTACGTCCCTGGCAGTACGATAAATCTATTGGACCAGCACAAAGCGATATGGCTATGTGTAACCACAAGAAAACTAATTGCATGAAGACATATTTGAAACAGTGCTCAAATGCGTCATCAAAGGTTAGCAAAATCCCGAGGATCAGCATCGGTTTAGCGTCGAAGCTCCTCCTCGAGTTTAGAAATCTAAAGATAATTCATCTTTTGAGAGACCCAAGAGCGGTTATGAATTCGAGGTACAAGCTAGGATGGACCCCTGTACCTGGTGGGGCAGTGTCTTTATGTACGAAAATGAAAAAGGATTATCAGCAATCAGTAAAGTTGAGAAGATTGTTCCCTGGGAGAATACATACCGTGTTTTACGAGGATATGGCACAGAACTTTGAAGAAATAGTGAAGGAAATATACAGCTTTTTAGGTTATCAATTAAATGCAAAGGAGCAAATTCGTCTTAACAGGATGACGTCATCATCAAAAAACGGTAATGCTGGGAGTACCCAGAGACGTAATTCCACATTAACAGCACGTGCATGGAGGTATAGTATTAACACTAAAGTCCTCATAGAAAACAACAAAGCTTGTTCCGATCTGTACCAACTACTTGGATACCCGCAATTGGGAAGTAAAACTGAGGCCAGAAACACGAGCGTTCCTTTGCGAATTACCGTTAAGTAGATGCAAATTTCGTGATTATGTAATAACACCTTTCTTACTGTTTTGCATTTCTGTTTTTCGTCTCTGAATCCTGTCAGGCAGCAAGGGAAAAACATTCACAAgaaaaaatttacattttgctACAGAGACTCCCAtcactctaatgataatcgtgatctgcaatAGGTCAATAggtgcagcctagacttggtgtattaacattttagtttcagatatgattttaaatgcCTGGATTATTATTTGGAAACTGAATAGCTATTGTAAAACAGTGAGTCTATGTTGTCTTTTCAATTGTTTTATGTggactatttttatcacattgacctTGGCTGTTCGGGTTAAATAGttgaagcgggaaattcaaatgttcactcgcatATAACTTAtgtttttactttgaaatagaaaacaaaatgtaaatatagcaattaaaggattgttaaataaatacatatatttgcGATAGCACTAAATCTTTTGAGGTATTTAAATTGATGCTGGATATGCAAAATTGAATTACTCCATtgcaatattgtttttttttccactCATTTGACTTAAAACCTAGAAACACGCGTATGCAGAAcaaatacacacaaatattttcaacaaatacTGGAACATACTAAGTTACGCATATGATCTCATGTTCTAATGATGACGGTCGGAGTCGTGAGGATTAAAGGATTTAATCTTGCTTGATTCCATGTGGTGATGGTTCAAGTTAACACTTTGCAGATCATTAAG
The Argopecten irradians isolate NY chromosome 9, Ai_NY, whole genome shotgun sequence DNA segment above includes these coding regions:
- the LOC138331322 gene encoding carbohydrate sulfotransferase 1-like, which produces MTGEKILDIVRGIYSCDSQKYQQLLRPWQYDKSIGPAQSDMAMCNHKKTNCMKTYLKQCSNASSKVSKIPRISIGLASKLLLEFRNLKIIHLLRDPRAVMNSRYKLGWTPVPGGAVSLCTKMKKDYQQSVKLRRLFPGRIHTVFYEDMAQNFEEIVKEIYSFLGYQLNAKEQIRLNRMTSSSKNGNAGSTQRRNSTLTARAWRYSINTKVLIENNKACSDLYQLLGYPQLGSKTEARNTSVPLRITVK